A section of the Pithys albifrons albifrons isolate INPA30051 chromosome 4, PitAlb_v1, whole genome shotgun sequence genome encodes:
- the LOC139670990 gene encoding interferon alpha-inducible protein 27-like protein 2A codes for MSDQNVRNAGFTPSGISAGSLASSMMSHEARASGGGVHSGGPTSTLQEMGARGTTHSSGFTSSGISGGSLGSHMMSQEARSHGGGTPRGGTTSTVQSISMGGKGGRC; via the exons ATGTCTGACCAGAATGTTCGCAATGCTGGGTTCACTCCCTCTGGGATCTCAGCAGGATCTCTTGCTTCATCAATGATGTCCCATGAAGCAAGAGCATCTGGGGGAGGTGTGCACTCTGGAGGCCCTACTTCTACTCTCCAGGAAATGG GTGCCAGAGGTACAACCCATTCATCAGGTTTTACCAGCAGTGGAATCTCTGGTGGATCTCTGGGCTCCCATATGATGTCCCAGGAGGCCAGATCTCATGGAGGTGGAACTCCCAGAGGTGGTACAACTTCCACTGTCCAGTCCATCT CGATgggtggaaaaggaggaagatgCTGA